A single Eriocheir sinensis breed Jianghai 21 unplaced genomic scaffold, ASM2467909v1 Scaffold434, whole genome shotgun sequence DNA region contains:
- the LOC126992293 gene encoding histone H4 has product MTGRGKGGKGLGKGGAKRHRKVLRDNIQGITKPAIRRLARRGGVKRISGLIYEETRGVLKVFLENVIRDAVTYTEHAKRKTVTAMDVVYALKRQGRTLYGFGG; this is encoded by the coding sequence atgactggccgcggcaagggaggcaagggactcggaaagggaggcgccaagcgtcaccgcaaggttcttcgggacaacatccagggcatcaccaagccggccatccgtcgtctggcgcgccgtggcggtgtgaagcgcatctccgggctcatctacgaagagacccgtggtgtgctcaaggtgttcctggagaacgtcatcagggatgccgtcacctacactgagcacgccaagcgcaagaccgtcaccgccatggacgtggtgtacgccctcaaacgccagggccgcaccctgtacggcttcggtggttaa